A single window of Vibrio sp. SCSIO 43137 DNA harbors:
- the hscA gene encoding Fe-S protein assembly chaperone HscA, producing MLLQISEPGLSPAPHEQKLAVGIDLGTTNSLVASVRSGTASPLSDESGNNILPSVVHYTEEGHQVGALARANAQSDPANTVISVKRLIGRSLDDIQKRYPSLPYQFKASDNGLPLLQTAAGIKNPIQVSADILKALNERAEASLGGSLEGVVITVPAYFDDAQRAGTKDAATLAGLKVLRLLNEPTAAAIAYGLDSGQEGVIAVYDLGGGTFDISILRLSKGVFEVLATGGDSALGGDDFDHLVADHLQAEIGLDSPLSDEQNRALLDAATEAKINLSKQESTEVTVLGWTGTLTRSQFEELIRPLVKKTLLSCRRSLKDAGVDADEVNEVVMVGGSTRTLLVREMVGEFFGRTPLTSINPDEVVAIGAAIQADVLVGNKPDSEMLLLDVIPLSLGIETMGGLVEKIIPRNTTIPVARAQEFTTFKDGQTGMLVHTVQGERELVDDCRSLARFSLKGIPPMAAGAAHIRVTYQVDADGLLSVTAMEKSTGVQAEIQVKPSYGLSDDEVAGMLKDSMTYAKEDMLARALAEQRVEADRVIEGLLAAMQADGDELLNDEERQQLLKAIESLIELRNGDNADAIEQGIKETDKASQEFASRRMDVSIRKALSGQSVDNV from the coding sequence ATGTTACTTCAAATTTCGGAGCCGGGACTAAGTCCTGCACCGCATGAACAAAAGCTTGCAGTAGGTATCGACCTTGGAACAACTAATTCATTAGTTGCCTCTGTCCGTAGCGGTACCGCTTCTCCCCTTTCTGATGAAAGCGGCAACAATATTCTACCTTCAGTTGTTCACTACACAGAAGAGGGGCATCAGGTTGGTGCCTTGGCTAGAGCGAATGCCCAGTCAGATCCCGCTAATACCGTAATATCTGTTAAGCGTCTAATCGGCCGTTCTTTGGACGATATCCAGAAGCGTTACCCATCTCTGCCATATCAGTTTAAAGCCAGTGATAATGGCCTTCCCCTGCTGCAAACCGCGGCGGGTATTAAAAATCCGATTCAGGTATCGGCAGATATTCTGAAAGCGTTGAATGAAAGAGCCGAAGCGAGTCTGGGCGGAAGTTTAGAAGGTGTGGTTATTACCGTTCCTGCTTATTTTGATGATGCCCAGCGTGCCGGAACCAAAGATGCGGCGACTCTTGCCGGATTGAAAGTACTTCGCCTTCTTAATGAACCCACTGCTGCCGCTATCGCTTATGGTCTGGATTCAGGTCAGGAAGGGGTGATTGCGGTTTATGATCTGGGTGGCGGTACCTTTGATATTTCGATTCTCCGCTTATCAAAAGGTGTATTTGAAGTACTGGCAACCGGTGGCGACTCTGCCCTTGGCGGTGATGACTTTGACCATCTGGTCGCCGACCATCTGCAAGCAGAAATCGGCCTTGATAGCCCACTTTCTGATGAACAGAACAGGGCTTTACTGGATGCGGCGACAGAAGCGAAGATCAACTTATCTAAGCAGGAGAGTACAGAAGTTACGGTTCTTGGCTGGACAGGTACGCTTACCCGTAGCCAGTTTGAAGAGCTGATTCGCCCTCTGGTAAAGAAGACGCTGCTCTCTTGCCGTCGCTCCCTGAAAGATGCCGGGGTTGACGCAGACGAAGTAAATGAAGTGGTTATGGTCGGTGGTTCTACCCGTACCCTTCTTGTCAGAGAGATGGTAGGCGAGTTTTTCGGCCGTACACCATTAACCAGCATTAACCCGGATGAGGTGGTTGCCATAGGAGCCGCGATTCAGGCGGACGTTCTGGTGGGTAATAAGCCTGACTCAGAAATGCTGCTGCTGGATGTGATTCCCCTTTCCCTTGGCATTGAAACCATGGGCGGACTGGTTGAGAAAATCATTCCGAGAAACACCACTATCCCTGTCGCCAGAGCTCAGGAATTTACCACCTTTAAAGATGGCCAGACAGGTATGCTGGTTCATACAGTTCAGGGTGAACGTGAGTTGGTGGACGATTGCCGCTCTTTAGCGCGATTCTCCCTTAAAGGTATTCCGCCGATGGCGGCAGGTGCTGCTCATATCAGGGTAACTTATCAAGTGGATGCTGACGGCTTGTTGTCCGTGACGGCAATGGAAAAGAGCACAGGTGTGCAGGCAGAAATTCAGGTGAAACCTTCTTACGGCTTAAGTGACGATGAAGTAGCCGGAATGCTGAAAGATTCCATGACCTACGCCAAAGAAGATATGCTGGCACGTGCTCTTGCAGAGCAGCGTGTGGAAGCAGACAGAGTAATTGAAGGGCTGCTGGCAGCGATGCAGGCAGACGGCGATGAACTGTTAAACGATGAAGAGCGTCAGCAACTGCTGAAAGCCATTGAATCGCTTATCGAGTTACGCAACGGTGATAACGCAGATGCCATTGAGCAGGGTATAAAAGAGACTGATAAAGCCAGTCAGGAATTTGCTTCACGCCGCATGGACGTATCGATTCGTAAAGCGTTATCCGGCCAGTCTGTTGATAATGTATAG
- the secF gene encoding protein translocase subunit SecF — MFQIMKADKTIDFMRWSKLASVLSVIMIATAIFTLSTKWLNWGLDFTGGTLIEVGFEQPADLEKIRGALQEKGFGDATVQNFGSAREVMVRLRPREDAQGEKLGNQILTALEQGTGEAVEMRRIEFVGPNVGDELTEAGGLAILVSLICILIYVSMRFEWRLAAGAVLALTHDVIITLGVFSLMQIEVDLTIVAALLTVVGYSLNDTIVVFDRIRENFRKMRKGDSAEVMNSSITQTLSRTLITSATTLFVVIALFTQGGALIHGFATALLLGITVGTYSSIYVASALALKLGIQREHLMPPQIEKEGAEFDEMP, encoded by the coding sequence ATGTTTCAGATAATGAAAGCAGACAAAACGATCGACTTTATGCGTTGGTCTAAATTAGCGTCTGTTTTGTCGGTAATTATGATTGCTACTGCAATCTTTACCTTGTCCACCAAGTGGTTGAACTGGGGACTGGACTTTACCGGCGGTACGTTAATCGAAGTAGGTTTTGAGCAGCCGGCCGATCTGGAAAAAATCCGTGGTGCCCTGCAGGAAAAAGGCTTTGGTGATGCAACGGTTCAGAACTTTGGTTCTGCCCGTGAAGTGATGGTTCGTCTGCGTCCGCGTGAAGATGCTCAGGGTGAAAAACTGGGTAACCAAATCCTGACAGCACTGGAGCAGGGCACAGGTGAAGCGGTAGAGATGCGCCGGATTGAGTTTGTCGGCCCGAATGTGGGTGATGAACTGACAGAAGCGGGTGGCCTGGCCATTCTGGTCTCACTGATCTGTATCCTGATTTACGTATCTATGCGTTTTGAATGGCGTCTTGCGGCGGGTGCGGTATTAGCACTTACCCACGACGTTATTATTACCCTTGGTGTATTCTCACTGATGCAGATTGAGGTTGACCTGACCATTGTCGCAGCACTGCTGACGGTGGTAGGTTACTCACTCAACGATACCATTGTTGTATTTGACCGTATCCGTGAAAACTTCCGTAAGATGCGTAAAGGTGACTCGGCTGAAGTGATGAACAGTTCAATCACTCAGACACTAAGCCGTACCCTGATTACCTCAGCGACAACCCTGTTCGTGGTTATTGCCCTGTTTACACAGGGTGGTGCTTTGATCCACGGTTTCGCTACTGCACTTCTGTTAGGTATTACCGTTGGTACATACTCTTCAATCTATGTTGCTTCGGCTCTGGCTCTGAAACTGGGTATCCAGCGTGAGCACCTGATGCCACCTCAGATTGAGAAAGAAGGCGCAGAGTTTGACGAGATGCCTTAA
- the fdx gene encoding ISC system 2Fe-2S type ferredoxin: MPKIVVLPHEELCPEGAVLEAESGETVLDVALKNGIGIEHACEKSCACTTCHVVVREGFDSLEESDELEDDMLDKAWGLEPESRLGCQAKVADEDLVVEIPKYTLNHAAEDH, translated from the coding sequence ATGCCTAAAATAGTTGTATTGCCACATGAAGAACTTTGCCCGGAAGGCGCTGTATTAGAAGCCGAGTCGGGAGAAACAGTTCTGGATGTTGCGCTGAAAAATGGTATCGGCATTGAGCATGCCTGTGAAAAATCCTGCGCCTGCACTACCTGTCATGTCGTGGTTCGTGAAGGCTTTGATTCACTTGAAGAGAGTGATGAGCTGGAAGATGACATGCTGGATAAAGCCTGGGGTTTAGAGCCTGAATCAAGGCTGGGTTGTCAGGCAAAAGTTGCCGATGAAGATTTGGTGGTTGAGATCCCTAAGTACACCCTTAACCACGCTGCAGAAGATCATTAA
- the trmJ gene encoding tRNA (cytosine(32)/uridine(32)-2'-O)-methyltransferase TrmJ, which translates to MLNNVKIILVGTSHSGNIGSAARAMKVMGLSQLVLVDPQCEVDEQTLALAAGAADIAENATIVSTLEEAISDCALVVGSSARSRTLEWPMLEPRECGEKFAQESSQHPVALVFGRERTGLTNEELQKCHFHVCIPANPEYSSLNLAMAVQTLAYEVRVAHLNLQQAEFEEKEEVYPRHKELEMFYQHLEKVITDTQFISQDKPNMVMTKLRRLFSRARPEIGEINILRGILSSIEKQNKSGK; encoded by the coding sequence ATGCTCAACAATGTAAAAATCATTCTGGTCGGAACCTCTCATTCAGGAAATATTGGTTCTGCTGCCCGTGCCATGAAGGTGATGGGGCTTTCTCAACTTGTTCTGGTTGACCCTCAATGTGAAGTAGACGAACAAACCCTTGCTCTTGCTGCCGGCGCTGCAGATATTGCAGAAAATGCCACTATTGTTTCTACTCTGGAAGAGGCCATCAGTGATTGTGCGTTAGTGGTTGGTTCCAGTGCCCGTTCACGTACCCTTGAATGGCCTATGCTGGAGCCGAGAGAGTGTGGTGAAAAGTTTGCTCAGGAGAGCAGCCAGCATCCGGTAGCATTAGTGTTTGGCAGGGAGAGAACCGGCCTGACTAATGAAGAGCTGCAGAAGTGTCATTTCCATGTATGTATTCCGGCTAACCCTGAATATAGCTCGCTGAATCTTGCAATGGCGGTACAGACTCTTGCCTATGAAGTAAGAGTGGCGCACCTGAATCTGCAGCAGGCTGAGTTTGAAGAGAAAGAAGAAGTCTACCCACGTCACAAAGAACTAGAGATGTTCTATCAGCACCTTGAAAAAGTGATTACCGATACCCAGTTTATCTCGCAGGATAAGCCAAACATGGTGATGACAAAGCTGAGACGACTATTTAGTCGCGCCCGTCCGGAAATAGGCGAAATTAATATTCTCAGGGGCATTTTATCGTCCATAGAAAAGCAGAATAAGTCTGGTAAATAA
- a CDS encoding IscS subfamily cysteine desulfurase, with amino-acid sequence MKLPIYFDYSATCPVDERVAEKMVQFMTMDGTFGNPASRSHRYGWQAEEAVDTAREQIADLLNADPREIIFTSGATESDNLAIKGVAHFYGKKGKHIITSKTEHKAVLDTCRQLEREGYEVTYMAPEANGLIDLNKLQQEMRDDTILVSIMHVNNEIGVIQDISAIGELCRERKVVFHVDAAQSAGKLPIDVQEMKVDLISLSGHKMYGPKGIGALYVRRKPRIRLEAQMHGGGHERGFRSGTLATHQIVGMGEAARVAKQDMQKDLDHAKALRERMLEGLKDLEAVTINGDLEQRLANNLNISFAFVEGESLLMSLKDLAVSSGSACTSASLEPSYVLRALGLDDELAHSSIRFSFGRYTTEEEVDYAVTQIIAAVNKLRDMSPLWDMYKEGVDLSTVEWAHH; translated from the coding sequence ATGAAACTGCCTATATATTTTGACTATTCGGCTACCTGCCCGGTAGATGAACGTGTTGCTGAAAAAATGGTTCAATTTATGACCATGGATGGGACGTTTGGTAACCCTGCCTCCCGTTCTCACCGTTATGGCTGGCAAGCTGAAGAAGCAGTTGATACCGCTCGTGAGCAGATTGCTGATCTGCTAAACGCAGATCCAAGAGAAATCATTTTTACCTCAGGTGCAACAGAGTCAGATAACCTGGCGATTAAAGGTGTTGCTCACTTTTATGGTAAGAAAGGTAAACACATCATTACCAGTAAAACGGAACACAAAGCCGTTTTAGATACCTGCCGCCAATTAGAGCGTGAAGGTTACGAAGTCACTTATATGGCACCAGAAGCAAATGGTCTGATTGACCTGAATAAGCTTCAGCAAGAGATGCGTGATGACACCATCCTTGTTTCTATCATGCATGTGAACAACGAAATCGGTGTTATTCAGGATATCTCTGCCATTGGCGAGCTGTGCCGTGAACGTAAAGTCGTTTTCCATGTAGATGCGGCACAGTCTGCAGGCAAACTGCCTATCGATGTGCAGGAAATGAAGGTTGACCTTATTTCACTTTCCGGCCACAAAATGTATGGCCCTAAAGGTATTGGTGCACTTTATGTACGCCGTAAACCACGTATCCGTCTTGAAGCACAGATGCACGGTGGTGGTCATGAGCGTGGTTTCCGCTCTGGTACTCTTGCCACTCATCAGATTGTTGGTATGGGTGAAGCTGCCCGTGTTGCCAAACAAGATATGCAGAAAGATCTGGATCATGCCAAAGCTCTTCGCGAGCGTATGCTGGAAGGTCTGAAAGATCTGGAAGCTGTAACGATTAACGGCGACTTAGAGCAACGTCTGGCGAATAACCTGAACATCAGTTTCGCTTTTGTTGAGGGTGAATCACTGCTGATGTCACTGAAAGATCTGGCGGTTTCTTCCGGTTCAGCCTGTACATCAGCAAGCCTTGAGCCTTCGTATGTTCTGAGAGCTCTAGGACTAGATGACGAACTGGCACACAGTTCTATCCGCTTTTCATTCGGACGTTATACCACGGAAGAAGAAGTTGATTATGCAGTGACACAAATTATAGCTGCTGTGAATAAACTGAGAGACATGTCTCCTCTATGGGATATGTACAAGGAAGGGGTTGATTTGAGCACCGTTGAGTGGGCTCATCATTAA
- the hscB gene encoding co-chaperone HscB, whose amino-acid sequence MNHFELFGLPIQFELDGSLLSTQFRELQKQFHPDNFSTASERDRLMSVQKAAQINDAYQVLKQPVSRLEYILQLNGLDIRGEQKTLQDPMFLMQQMELREELEEISDEEALLDFDAKVNKLYKQHLLEVQQQLQDAMWEAAAEQVRKLKFIEKLKQEIEQTEDRLFG is encoded by the coding sequence ATGAATCATTTTGAATTATTCGGGCTACCAATCCAGTTTGAACTGGATGGTAGCCTTCTTTCTACTCAGTTCAGAGAGCTGCAAAAGCAGTTTCATCCTGACAACTTTTCCACAGCCTCAGAGCGTGACCGGTTAATGTCGGTTCAGAAAGCGGCGCAGATCAATGACGCTTATCAGGTGTTGAAGCAGCCGGTTTCCCGCCTTGAGTATATTCTTCAGCTAAACGGGCTGGATATACGTGGTGAGCAGAAAACACTGCAGGATCCTATGTTTTTGATGCAGCAGATGGAGCTGCGTGAAGAGCTGGAAGAGATCAGTGACGAAGAGGCTCTGCTGGATTTTGACGCTAAAGTAAATAAGCTTTATAAACAACATCTGCTTGAAGTTCAGCAGCAACTGCAAGACGCTATGTGGGAAGCTGCCGCAGAGCAGGTCAGAAAACTAAAATTTATAGAAAAGCTTAAGCAAGAGATAGAACAAACTGAAGATCGACTGTTCGGTTGA
- the iscX gene encoding Fe-S cluster assembly protein IscX translates to MKWTDSRDIAIELCDLYPDLDPKTVRFTDMHKWITELEEFDDDPQRSNEKILEAILLCWLDEVD, encoded by the coding sequence ATGAAATGGACAGATTCCCGTGACATAGCCATAGAGTTATGTGATTTATATCCAGATCTTGACCCTAAAACGGTGCGATTTACCGATATGCATAAGTGGATCACAGAACTGGAAGAGTTTGATGACGATCCTCAGCGATCAAATGAAAAAATCTTAGAAGCCATTCTTCTCTGCTGGCTGGATGAAGTTGATTAA
- the secD gene encoding protein translocase subunit SecD produces the protein MLNRYPLWKYLMVIFAIAISALYALPNIYGEDPAIQITGARGAAVDMSTLDSVTDALDKKSLSHKSIALENGSILVRFNDTDTQISARDIISEALGKDTVVALNLAPATPDWLESIGAAPMKLGLDLRGGVHFLMEVDMDAAMLKLQEQQEEAFRSELREDKIRYRAIRKQGKDGVEVVLRNAEQLAQAKTSLSQKHPDMIFTDSDSDGRFILTATFSEARLAEVRNYAVEQNITILRNRVNELGVAEPLVQRQGASRIVVELPGVQDTARAKEILGATATLEFRAVDEKADLAAAANGRVPAGSELKFDRDGRPVVLKKRVILGGASITDASSSMDEYGRPQVNISLDSEGGSKMSAFSKKNVGKLMATVFAEYKDSGRKTPEGKVILSKNEEVINQATIQTALGRNFRITGIDSVAEAHNLALLLRAGALIAPISIVEERTIGPSMGQQNIDMGIQACIAGMVAVMLFMLVYYRKFGFIANLALAANLILIVGVMSMIPGATMTLPGIAGIVLTVGMAVDANVLIFERVREELREGRNPQQAIHQGYANAFSTIADANITTLITAIILFAVGTGAIKGFAVTLSIGILTSMFTAIVGTRAVVNLIYGGKRIKKLSI, from the coding sequence GTGCTAAACCGATATCCTTTATGGAAGTATCTGATGGTGATTTTTGCAATCGCCATCAGTGCGCTCTACGCACTTCCGAATATCTACGGTGAAGATCCGGCTATTCAAATTACAGGGGCGCGTGGCGCCGCTGTTGATATGTCAACGCTGGATTCTGTCACTGATGCTCTTGATAAAAAGAGCCTTTCTCATAAATCCATTGCTTTAGAAAATGGATCGATTCTCGTACGTTTTAATGATACTGACACGCAGATAAGTGCGCGCGATATCATCAGTGAAGCGCTTGGCAAAGATACTGTTGTTGCTTTGAACTTGGCGCCGGCTACCCCTGACTGGCTGGAAAGCATTGGTGCAGCACCAATGAAGCTGGGTCTTGATCTTCGTGGTGGTGTTCACTTCCTGATGGAAGTGGATATGGATGCTGCGATGCTTAAGCTTCAGGAGCAGCAGGAAGAAGCCTTCCGTTCAGAGCTTCGTGAAGATAAGATTCGCTATCGTGCCATTCGTAAGCAAGGCAAAGATGGCGTAGAAGTGGTTCTTCGCAACGCTGAGCAACTGGCTCAGGCGAAAACCAGCCTTTCCCAGAAACATCCTGACATGATTTTCACTGACAGTGATTCTGACGGACGTTTTATTCTGACAGCGACCTTCTCTGAAGCGCGTCTGGCAGAAGTGCGTAACTACGCTGTTGAACAGAACATTACTATCCTTAGAAACCGTGTTAACGAACTTGGTGTTGCTGAGCCGTTAGTACAGCGTCAGGGTGCCAGCCGTATTGTGGTTGAGCTACCGGGTGTTCAGGATACTGCCCGCGCTAAAGAAATTCTTGGTGCAACGGCAACACTTGAATTCCGTGCTGTGGATGAAAAAGCTGATCTAGCTGCGGCGGCAAATGGTCGTGTACCTGCCGGCAGTGAGCTGAAGTTTGATCGTGACGGTCGTCCGGTTGTTCTGAAGAAGCGCGTTATCCTTGGTGGTGCCAGCATTACTGATGCCAGCTCAAGCATGGATGAATATGGTCGCCCTCAGGTAAATATCTCTCTGGATAGTGAAGGCGGCAGTAAGATGTCGGCATTCTCTAAAAAGAATGTCGGTAAGCTGATGGCAACGGTTTTTGCTGAGTACAAAGACAGTGGCCGTAAGACTCCTGAAGGCAAGGTTATCCTGTCTAAAAATGAAGAAGTGATTAACCAGGCGACAATTCAAACTGCCCTTGGCCGTAACTTCCGCATTACCGGTATCGACTCTGTGGCAGAAGCGCACAACCTCGCACTGCTACTTCGTGCCGGTGCTCTGATTGCGCCGATCTCCATTGTTGAAGAGCGTACTATCGGTCCTTCAATGGGTCAGCAGAATATCGACATGGGTATTCAGGCTTGTATTGCAGGTATGGTAGCGGTAATGCTGTTTATGCTGGTCTACTACCGCAAGTTTGGCTTTATCGCAAACCTTGCACTGGCGGCCAACCTGATCTTGATTGTCGGTGTAATGTCTATGATCCCGGGGGCAACTATGACCTTGCCGGGTATCGCAGGTATCGTTCTTACTGTCGGTATGGCGGTGGATGCCAACGTGCTTATATTTGAGCGCGTGCGTGAAGAGCTGCGCGAAGGGCGTAATCCTCAGCAGGCAATCCATCAGGGCTATGCTAACGCATTTAGTACCATTGCCGATGCGAACATTACCACATTGATTACAGCCATCATTCTGTTTGCTGTCGGTACCGGTGCCATTAAAGGTTTCGCCGTTACTCTGTCAATTGGTATCTTGACCTCAATGTTTACTGCTATTGTCGGGACACGCGCTGTTGTGAACCTGATCTACGGTGGTAAGCGCATTAAGAAACTGTCGATCTAA
- the iscR gene encoding Fe-S cluster assembly transcriptional regulator IscR: MRLTSKGRYAVTAMLDVALHSQSSPVPLADISERQGISLSYLEQLFSKLRKASLVDSVRGPGGGYRLGQDAFNISIGTIIAAVDESVDATKCSGKGDCQGGTRCLTHTLWRDLSTRISDFLNNITLGQLMNDNEVLEISDRQELELVVNHGFSQTITSTAPISTNARS, from the coding sequence ATGAGACTGACATCTAAAGGAAGATATGCTGTAACAGCAATGCTTGACGTTGCGCTTCACTCGCAATCAAGCCCGGTGCCATTGGCAGATATTTCTGAGCGGCAGGGAATTTCGCTCTCTTATCTGGAGCAGCTATTTTCCAAGCTGCGTAAAGCCAGTTTGGTAGACAGCGTCCGTGGTCCCGGTGGCGGATACCGGTTGGGACAAGACGCATTTAATATTTCTATTGGTACTATCATTGCCGCCGTCGATGAGTCGGTAGATGCGACAAAATGTTCAGGCAAAGGCGACTGTCAGGGGGGAACGCGTTGTTTAACCCATACCCTCTGGCGCGATCTAAGCACCCGAATCAGTGATTTTCTGAATAACATCACTCTGGGTCAGTTGATGAATGATAATGAAGTACTGGAAATTTCTGACCGTCAGGAACTAGAACTGGTGGTTAACCATGGGTTTTCTCAAACAATAACAAGTACTGCACCCATCAGTACAAATGCTCGCTCATAG
- the suhB gene encoding inositol-1-monophosphatase, with protein MHPMLNIAIRAARKAGNHIAKSLETTDKIEASQKGTNDFVTNVDKEAETIIIDTIKGSYPEHTIVAEESGLTEGKDSGIQWIIDPLDGTTNFLKGFPHFSVSIAVRINGKTEVACVYDPMQNELFTAQRGSGAQLNNARIRVKQLKDLQGTVLATGFPFKQKQHSESYIKIVGALFTECADFRRTGSAALDLCYLAAGRVDGYFELGLKPWDMAAGELIAREAGAILTDFSGGTNYMDSGNIVGSSARGVKAILKHVRENGNSAILK; from the coding sequence ATGCATCCTATGCTAAATATTGCTATTCGCGCTGCGCGAAAAGCAGGCAATCATATTGCAAAATCACTAGAAACGACTGACAAAATTGAAGCTTCACAAAAGGGTACAAATGACTTTGTAACCAACGTAGACAAAGAAGCTGAAACAATCATCATCGATACCATCAAAGGTTCTTATCCTGAGCACACTATTGTGGCTGAAGAGAGCGGACTGACTGAAGGCAAAGACAGCGGTATTCAGTGGATTATCGACCCATTAGATGGAACGACTAACTTCCTGAAAGGCTTCCCACACTTCTCTGTATCTATTGCTGTTCGTATTAACGGTAAAACTGAAGTTGCCTGTGTTTACGATCCAATGCAGAACGAACTGTTTACTGCCCAGCGCGGCTCCGGTGCTCAGCTAAACAACGCAAGAATCCGTGTTAAACAACTTAAAGACCTGCAAGGTACTGTTCTTGCTACTGGTTTCCCGTTCAAGCAAAAGCAGCACTCTGAATCTTATATTAAGATCGTAGGCGCTCTGTTTACTGAATGTGCTGATTTCCGTCGTACTGGTTCTGCTGCTCTGGATCTTTGCTACCTTGCAGCCGGCCGTGTTGACGGTTACTTCGAGCTTGGCCTTAAGCCTTGGGATATGGCAGCAGGTGAACTGATTGCCCGCGAAGCCGGTGCTATCCTGACAGACTTCTCTGGCGGTACTAACTACATGGATTCCGGCAACATTGTTGGTTCAAGTGCACGTGGCGTTAAAGCCATCCTTAAGCACGTACGTGAAAACGGTAACTCTGCAATTCTGAAATAA
- the iscA gene encoding iron-sulfur cluster assembly protein IscA, with protein MAITMTEAAASRVKTFLDNRGKGIGLRLGVKTTGCSGMAYVLEFVDQLNDEDQVFDISDIKLIVDPKSLVYLDGTELDFVKEGLNEGFQFNNPNVKDECGCGESFTV; from the coding sequence ATGGCCATCACCATGACAGAAGCGGCAGCAAGCAGAGTAAAAACTTTTCTGGATAACAGAGGAAAAGGAATAGGCTTGCGTCTTGGTGTGAAAACAACGGGTTGTTCCGGCATGGCTTATGTACTTGAGTTTGTCGATCAACTGAATGACGAAGATCAGGTTTTTGATATCAGTGACATAAAGTTGATAGTTGACCCTAAAAGTCTGGTTTATCTGGATGGTACCGAGTTAGACTTTGTAAAAGAAGGATTAAACGAAGGTTTTCAGTTTAATAACCCGAACGTTAAAGACGAGTGTGGTTGTGGTGAAAGCTTTACCGTCTGA
- a CDS encoding glutathione S-transferase family protein, translating into MIILRQSKKQFDGINASPFCAKLELFLSYYKIPYTVKFALPNQGPYKKIPYIEQDGEVLGDSELIIEQLLKQHNIQQGLTEQQHAQGRAWQMMLEQHLNWILVYCRWIPEAEWQRLEPAFFKGYKWPLRALIGRYARNLVRKNLYTQGLGRFTTQQILLEGDKDLQALSDHLSANRFICGEQFSRYDFFAYVMIICINSKDMPTRLTEYIQKYPVLLEYQQRVEAELAIGYHNESIAC; encoded by the coding sequence ATGATTATTTTAAGGCAATCCAAAAAGCAGTTTGACGGCATCAATGCCAGCCCGTTTTGTGCTAAGCTGGAGCTGTTTCTTAGCTATTACAAGATTCCCTATACCGTAAAGTTCGCCCTGCCGAATCAGGGACCCTACAAGAAAATACCTTATATTGAACAGGATGGAGAGGTACTGGGTGACTCTGAACTGATTATCGAGCAGTTGCTTAAACAGCATAATATTCAGCAGGGGCTGACAGAGCAGCAGCATGCACAGGGCAGGGCATGGCAGATGATGCTTGAACAGCACCTGAACTGGATATTGGTCTATTGTCGCTGGATCCCTGAGGCAGAATGGCAACGGCTGGAGCCGGCATTTTTCAAAGGGTATAAGTGGCCTTTACGGGCTTTGATTGGCCGTTATGCCAGAAATTTGGTGAGAAAAAATTTATATACTCAGGGGCTGGGGCGTTTTACGACACAACAGATTTTACTTGAGGGAGATAAAGACCTACAAGCGTTAAGTGATCATTTATCGGCAAACCGGTTTATCTGCGGGGAGCAATTTAGTCGGTACGACTTTTTTGCTTACGTTATGATCATATGCATCAACAGCAAGGATATGCCGACCAGATTAACGGAATATATACAGAAGTATCCGGTACTGCTTGAGTATCAGCAGCGTGTGGAAGCCGAGTTAGCGATCGGTTACCACAACGAGAGTATTGCCTGCTGA
- the iscU gene encoding Fe-S cluster assembly scaffold IscU, giving the protein MAYSEKVIDHYENPRNVGSFDKEDPSVGSGMVGAPACGDVMKLQIKVTPEGIIEDAKFKTYGCGSAIASSSLVTEWVKGKSVDEAAAIKNSEIAEELELPPVKVHCSILAEDAIKAAVSDYKKKHQE; this is encoded by the coding sequence ATGGCTTACAGTGAAAAAGTGATCGATCACTACGAAAACCCACGTAACGTAGGTTCATTTGATAAAGAAGATCCAAGTGTTGGTAGTGGCATGGTTGGTGCACCGGCATGTGGTGACGTGATGAAGCTTCAGATAAAAGTAACGCCGGAAGGCATTATCGAAGATGCGAAATTTAAGACTTACGGTTGTGGTTCTGCAATCGCCTCAAGCTCGCTGGTTACTGAGTGGGTAAAAGGTAAAAGTGTTGATGAAGCTGCAGCGATTAAAAACTCTGAAATCGCTGAAGAGCTTGAACTGCCACCAGTGAAGGTTCACTGCTCAATTCTGGCAGAAGACGCTATTAAAGCAGCGGTATCTGACTATAAGAAGAAGCATCAGGAATAA